The Novipirellula caenicola genome includes a region encoding these proteins:
- a CDS encoding cysteine hydrolase family protein: protein MSRALLVIDVQQEYFSGALPVTYPAGHLDQILRVMDEAKQAGVPTAVIRHHQPDPDSPIFRLNSDAWQLHPEVEKRHRDVLIDKQLPGSFTNTNLAEWLKKVDADTVAIAGYMTQMCCDTTARQAFHRGYKVEFLRDATGTLDVENEAGSVTAKQLQDSILVSQQMFISEVIATDAWIDRLR, encoded by the coding sequence ATGAGCCGTGCGCTATTGGTGATTGATGTTCAGCAAGAATATTTTTCGGGTGCCTTGCCAGTGACTTATCCCGCCGGTCATCTCGATCAAATCTTGCGAGTGATGGACGAGGCGAAACAGGCGGGGGTTCCAACCGCTGTGATTCGGCACCACCAACCCGATCCCGATTCCCCCATCTTCCGGCTCAACTCTGACGCATGGCAACTGCATCCCGAGGTTGAAAAACGACATCGCGATGTGTTGATCGATAAACAATTGCCTGGCTCGTTTACCAACACAAATCTTGCCGAGTGGCTGAAGAAAGTCGATGCCGACACGGTCGCCATTGCGGGTTACATGACGCAAATGTGCTGTGACACCACGGCCCGCCAAGCATTTCATCGCGGCTACAAAGTCGAGTTCCTGCGTGATGCCACCGGAACACTTGACGTCGAAAACGAAGCAGGCTCGGTGACCGCGAAGCAGTTACAAGATTCGATCCTGGTATCTCAGCAGATGTTCATCAGCGAAGTGATCGCGACGGACGCCTGGATCGACCGCCTGCGATAA